The Streptomyces laurentii genome contains a region encoding:
- a CDS encoding PE-PGRS family protein (identified by MetaGeneAnnotator; putative;~sequence version:1): MGTVRKVEQGGTASVETIHTLARALGTTTSSLFASEAPAPVREAEGDGPKLTGLRRALMPPIGLTPVAADHADRRDLHSLQSDITDSHLLYQADRYNSVAKRLPGILRAGEAAVALSDGDERRQAIATRACAFLLAGKYLTQVRRYDMAYHALSRAITDARGMGSTQLAVTGVVGMCWLLLRQDRFDEAEQLATATADQVEPRLSTATPAQWAIWGELLLRVASAAMRNNRPDVAQQARRMAATAASALDREHVDFQEHWATFGPVTAETKRIEDLSLIGDARGVLNLADTGLVGAQALAAYGRPGMNTWGRHRLDVARAHVQLGSHQDAMNELTGLKATASEWLRHQNIARHVMGDILAKRKRTLTDDMREMASHLGIVG; the protein is encoded by the coding sequence GTGGGCACCGTCCGCAAGGTGGAGCAGGGCGGAACCGCCTCGGTCGAGACGATCCACACACTCGCCCGCGCCCTCGGCACCACGACATCCAGCCTCTTCGCGTCCGAGGCGCCCGCACCCGTCCGCGAAGCCGAGGGCGACGGACCGAAGCTGACCGGGCTGCGCAGGGCGCTCATGCCTCCCATCGGACTGACGCCGGTGGCGGCCGATCACGCCGACCGGCGAGATCTCCACTCGCTCCAATCGGACATCACCGACTCGCACCTCCTGTACCAGGCCGACCGCTACAACTCCGTGGCCAAGCGTCTGCCCGGCATCCTGCGCGCCGGTGAGGCGGCCGTAGCCCTGAGCGACGGAGACGAACGCCGGCAGGCGATCGCCACGCGCGCCTGCGCCTTCCTGCTGGCCGGGAAGTACCTCACCCAGGTCCGGCGCTACGACATGGCCTACCACGCCCTCTCGCGGGCCATCACGGACGCTCGCGGCATGGGCAGCACCCAACTGGCCGTCACGGGCGTCGTCGGGATGTGCTGGCTTCTCCTGCGTCAGGACCGTTTCGACGAGGCCGAACAACTGGCCACCGCCACGGCCGACCAGGTCGAGCCGCGTCTTTCGACCGCCACGCCGGCCCAGTGGGCCATCTGGGGCGAGCTCCTTCTGCGTGTGGCCTCCGCCGCGATGCGGAACAACCGACCGGATGTCGCCCAGCAGGCTCGGCGCATGGCGGCGACGGCTGCCAGCGCTCTGGATCGCGAGCACGTCGACTTCCAGGAGCACTGGGCCACGTTCGGGCCGGTGACGGCCGAGACGAAACGCATCGAGGACCTGTCCCTGATCGGAGACGCGCGCGGCGTGTTGAACCTGGCCGACACGGGGCTCGTCGGCGCCCAGGCGCTCGCGGCATACGGCCGGCCGGGCATGAACACCTGGGGACGCCATCGCCTGGACGTGGCGCGAGCGCACGTACAACTCGGTTCGCACCAGGACGCGATGAACGAGCTGACCGGCCTCAAGGCGACAGCCTCGGAGTGGCTGAGGCATCAGAACATCGCACGCCACGTCATGGGGGACATCCTCGCGAAGCGCAAGCGCACGCTGACGGACGACATGCGTGAGATGGCCTCTCACCTGGGCATCGTCGGCTGA
- a CDS encoding hypothetical protein (identified by MetaGeneAnnotator; putative;~sequence version:1) has product MATTEDNGTTIAPKDCVLGALMMDVGRGVAGIVMGRDDGVRVQLRPLNGGREWDADRVRHLTSHEELRVRCAARNEMMRRRGL; this is encoded by the coding sequence ATGGCAACAACAGAGGACAACGGAACGACCATTGCGCCCAAGGACTGTGTGCTCGGCGCCTTGATGATGGACGTCGGCCGCGGTGTGGCCGGCATCGTCATGGGACGGGATGACGGGGTCCGCGTACAGCTCCGCCCGCTCAACGGCGGCCGGGAGTGGGACGCGGACCGCGTTCGGCACCTGACGTCACACGAGGAGCTGCGCGTCCGTTGTGCTGCGCGCAACGAGATGATGAGGAGGCGCGGCCTGTGA
- a CDS encoding heme peroxidase (identified by MetaGeneAnnotator; putative;~sequence version:1) — MRVIRRSRATFRRLVVSAVAVASLVGSGLVSAQPAMAAPVFQAPFACGETWRGATRSDHNDYHSIDFNWGSGSDDYLRPVHASAAGKVTGSGVYNDGVSYVLVDHGGGWATRYLHMQVGSLLPVGTTVRMGQVVGKVSDVGSPGAYHLHFEQRYNGEIVAATFDGVPFSYPDQSVTSRNCGGAASGGFGDWSGDGKADVLARQASTGNLYLYKGTGAGKLQTGNTQIGSGWGGMDALVRHGDFDGDGSEDVVAREASTGDLYLYRGNGTGGFQTGNTKIDNGWNGMDAILSPGDFDGDGNADILARQEATGDLYLYRGNGAGGLQTGNTKIDNGWNGMDAILSPGDFDGDGNADILARQEATGDLYLYRGNGAGGLQTGNTKIDNGWNGMDAILSPGDFDGDGNADILARQEATGDLYLYRGNGAGGLQTGNTKIDNGWNGMDAILSPGDFDGDGNADILARQEATGDLYLYRGNGAGGLQTGNTKIDNGWNGMNAVF; from the coding sequence GTGCGAGTCATCCGCAGATCCCGCGCCACCTTCCGGCGTCTCGTCGTGAGCGCCGTCGCCGTGGCCTCCCTGGTCGGCTCCGGTCTCGTCTCCGCCCAGCCCGCGATGGCAGCTCCGGTGTTCCAAGCACCGTTCGCTTGCGGTGAGACATGGCGCGGAGCCACCCGGTCGGACCACAACGACTACCACTCGATCGACTTCAACTGGGGTTCGGGCAGCGACGACTACCTGCGCCCGGTGCATGCCAGCGCTGCCGGCAAAGTGACCGGATCCGGTGTCTACAACGACGGTGTGTCCTACGTCCTCGTCGACCACGGCGGCGGCTGGGCCACCCGGTACCTGCACATGCAGGTCGGCAGCCTGCTGCCGGTCGGCACCACGGTGCGGATGGGTCAGGTGGTCGGCAAGGTCAGCGATGTCGGCTCACCCGGCGCGTACCACCTGCACTTCGAGCAGCGCTACAACGGCGAGATCGTCGCGGCCACGTTCGACGGCGTGCCCTTCTCCTACCCCGACCAGTCCGTCACCAGCCGGAACTGCGGTGGCGCCGCGTCCGGCGGCTTCGGAGACTGGTCGGGGGACGGCAAGGCGGACGTGCTGGCCCGGCAAGCCTCCACTGGCAACCTGTACCTCTACAAGGGCACGGGCGCGGGCAAGCTCCAGACAGGCAACACCCAGATCGGCAGCGGCTGGGGCGGGATGGACGCCCTTGTACGCCACGGCGATTTCGACGGCGACGGCTCCGAGGACGTGGTGGCACGGGAAGCCTCCACCGGTGATCTCTACCTCTACCGGGGCAACGGCACGGGTGGATTCCAGACCGGCAACACGAAGATCGACAACGGCTGGAACGGTATGGACGCCATCCTCAGCCCCGGAGATTTCGACGGAGATGGCAACGCCGACATCCTTGCGCGTCAAGAAGCCACCGGTGATCTCTACCTCTACCGGGGCAATGGCGCCGGAGGGCTCCAGACCGGCAACACGAAGATCGACAACGGCTGGAACGGTATGGACGCCATCCTCAGCCCCGGAGATTTCGACGGAGATGGCAACGCCGACATCCTTGCGCGTCAAGAAGCCACCGGTGATCTCTACCTCTACCGGGGCAATGGCGCCGGAGGGCTCCAGACCGGCAACACGAAGATCGACAACGGCTGGAACGGTATGGACGCCATCCTCAGCCCCGGAGATTTCGACGGAGATGGCAACGCCGACATCCTTGCGCGTCAAGAAGCCACCGGTGATCTCTACCTCTACCGGGGCAATGGCGCCGGAGGGCTCCAGACCGGCAACACGAAGATCGACAACGGCTGGAACGGTATGGACGCCATCCTCAGCCCCGGAGATTTCGACGGAGATGGCAACGCCGACATCCTTGCGCGTCAAGAAGCCACCGGTGATCTCTACCTCTACCGGGGCAATGGCGCCGGTGGACTTCAGACCGGCAACACGAAGATCGACAACGGCTGGAACGGCATGAACGCCGTCTTCTGA
- a CDS encoding WD-40 repeat protein (identified by MetaGeneAnnotator; putative;~sequence version:1), whose protein sequence is MGRRERELDPSSGPVARFAHELRKLRDAAGPLTYRAMAVEARYSTATLAEAAAGEHLPSLPVALAYVRACGGDVADWEQRWHAAEQEAAGERLAAGGMDVTEAPYRGLARFETGDTALFFGRDRTTGHLAELVRARPCTALSGPSGSGKSSLIRAGLVPLLRHLPESDGRPSVIRILTPGPHPAGTHAALLAPAATSPRSLLIIDQFEELFTLCADPVERTRFIKALLDTTRADLGGRVLIAVRADFLGHLAQDRRLADAAGAGTFLLGPMSREELRDAITRPAAAQGLLVERSLTARIVEELDHQPGGLPLMSHALLETWRRRRGRTLTESAYHETGGLAGAIAHTAEECYERLSPAQRRTARHLLLRLVTPGQGAQDTRRPVPRAELGLPADEHAGRERAGEAERADQPEESHGAGDLAVVVERLVRARLITLDHDTVDLAHEALLTAWPRLRGWIDEDRERIRCHRHLTEAAVGWHALGRDPGALYRGLRLTTAREYFPERPDPSGELTALEARFLAASNRAALRAQRRSRVGVGALSVLLALAVLVGLVAWQQNRISERRRVEHEARRIAGTAESLRQSDPVTSMRLSLAAWNVADLPETRATLLSAMTQPQQNLFTDPDTSGDTMRRLSDDGRTLLSIGSKSVVEWDVRTGRQRRVMPGLGASLNHTAPMRSDGPRVLDFGEDTSSPRRVGLRDLATGRTGRPLSTELGGGANLGPSGRLLVTYETAPPAPGTPRRMRTVLRDTATGAVRLSLPPLPWRESRNGDGFVPATSSALERQHTDEKRDVLLVQDVVISRDDALLAWCLPGEPLQLWDVARRRRLDAPWAPTMSRDACVNEAAQFTHDSRALVLADGDGIRSWELATGKERRLVTHPKPTEVRFSPDGRFVAATDRKELLIWRIGPETQRRPVYRFPLAGEDAGQLRFDLAAGRLSYMVGAPSSLHWGSAVRTLDIRRILAPEWRPAPATGARFSADGTLLVVARQQGNRMSFRLRDLRPAGGWTELPSMPCGPPGNPYTLCEPLLAFRPDSRVLVYGIQSGDIEQPTPPHMAFWDVNRRRVTDTQDLVVPEGRIPGLPELGAVSYTSDGRFLLLTQPPTLGSTHLWDPRRRAVVRSWPGVQGNALGVAPDGSMFVTSDGAVRDLRRDGRPAVERRVRSSGIALTFSPNGALLATGDETGRVMLWDGQACELIGEVKPADLSYPPPVVTSLAFSPDSRLLAVEAGGTIQIWDVDSRMPLGLPMPTAGDFVTALGFSADGSTLRVSGEHVDLAAYRIDPRTAATTVCRRANGPLSKAAWKTFLPDIPFTRSCPIT, encoded by the coding sequence ATGGGGCGCCGTGAGCGAGAGCTTGACCCGAGCAGCGGACCGGTGGCCCGGTTCGCCCACGAACTGAGGAAGCTGCGGGACGCGGCGGGACCGCTCACGTACCGCGCGATGGCGGTCGAGGCCCGGTATTCGACGGCGACCCTGGCGGAGGCGGCCGCAGGAGAGCACCTTCCGTCGCTTCCGGTGGCCCTGGCCTACGTTCGGGCGTGCGGCGGGGACGTGGCCGACTGGGAACAGCGCTGGCACGCGGCCGAGCAGGAGGCCGCAGGGGAGCGGCTCGCCGCCGGCGGCATGGACGTGACCGAGGCTCCGTACCGAGGACTCGCCCGGTTCGAGACAGGCGACACCGCGCTCTTCTTCGGACGTGACCGCACCACCGGACACCTGGCGGAACTCGTCCGGGCGCGCCCCTGCACCGCACTGTCGGGCCCCTCCGGCAGCGGGAAGTCGTCCCTGATCCGGGCCGGACTCGTTCCCCTGCTACGCCACCTCCCGGAATCCGACGGGAGACCGTCGGTGATCAGGATCCTCACCCCCGGCCCGCATCCGGCCGGCACCCACGCAGCGCTCCTGGCGCCCGCGGCCACCAGCCCTCGGTCCCTGCTCATCATCGACCAGTTCGAGGAGTTGTTCACGCTCTGCGCCGACCCCGTCGAGCGCACCCGCTTCATCAAGGCTCTCCTGGACACGACACGTGCCGATCTCGGGGGCCGTGTGCTGATCGCGGTACGCGCCGACTTCCTCGGTCATCTCGCACAGGACCGCCGCCTCGCCGACGCGGCCGGCGCCGGCACGTTTCTTCTCGGGCCGATGAGCCGGGAGGAACTGCGCGATGCGATCACCAGGCCCGCCGCCGCCCAAGGGCTCCTCGTCGAACGGTCACTGACCGCCCGGATCGTCGAGGAACTCGATCATCAGCCCGGCGGCCTTCCCCTGATGTCCCACGCCCTGCTCGAGACCTGGCGCCGGCGCCGTGGCCGCACGCTGACCGAGTCGGCGTACCACGAGACGGGCGGCCTGGCCGGCGCGATCGCCCATACCGCCGAGGAATGCTACGAGCGGCTCAGCCCCGCTCAGCGCCGGACAGCCCGCCATCTGCTGCTGCGCCTGGTCACCCCCGGCCAGGGTGCCCAGGACACCCGCCGTCCGGTCCCCCGCGCCGAACTGGGCCTCCCCGCGGACGAACACGCCGGTCGAGAACGGGCAGGAGAAGCGGAACGGGCCGACCAGCCGGAGGAATCCCACGGAGCCGGTGACCTGGCCGTCGTCGTCGAGCGGCTCGTCCGCGCCCGCCTGATCACCCTCGACCACGACACCGTCGACCTCGCCCATGAGGCACTGCTCACCGCCTGGCCACGCCTGCGCGGCTGGATCGACGAGGACCGAGAGCGAATCCGCTGCCACCGCCACCTCACCGAGGCCGCTGTCGGGTGGCACGCGCTCGGCCGCGACCCCGGGGCTCTGTACCGGGGCCTGCGGCTGACCACCGCACGGGAGTACTTCCCGGAGCGGCCGGATCCGAGCGGCGAACTCACGGCGCTGGAGGCCCGGTTCCTCGCCGCGAGCAACAGGGCGGCTCTGCGCGCACAGCGCCGCAGCCGTGTAGGCGTCGGCGCGCTGTCGGTCCTGCTGGCACTCGCCGTGCTGGTGGGGCTGGTGGCCTGGCAGCAGAACCGGATCAGCGAACGGCGCCGCGTCGAGCACGAGGCGCGCCGCATCGCGGGCACAGCCGAGAGCCTGCGCCAATCCGACCCGGTCACCTCCATGCGGCTGAGCCTCGCGGCCTGGAACGTGGCCGATCTGCCCGAGACGAGGGCGACCCTGCTGAGCGCCATGACGCAACCCCAGCAGAACCTGTTCACCGACCCCGACACCTCCGGCGACACGATGCGGCGCCTGAGCGACGACGGCCGCACCCTGCTCAGTATCGGCAGCAAGAGCGTCGTCGAGTGGGACGTACGGACGGGGCGGCAGCGGCGCGTCATGCCGGGCCTCGGTGCCTCGCTGAACCACACGGCGCCCATGAGAAGCGACGGACCACGGGTCCTGGACTTCGGCGAAGACACGTCCAGCCCCCGCAGGGTCGGCCTCCGGGACCTCGCCACCGGCCGTACGGGACGGCCTCTGTCGACGGAGCTTGGCGGCGGAGCCAACTTGGGGCCGAGCGGGCGGCTCCTCGTCACCTACGAGACCGCCCCGCCCGCCCCAGGCACGCCCCGCAGGATGCGCACCGTCCTACGCGACACGGCCACCGGAGCGGTCCGACTGTCGCTTCCTCCCCTGCCCTGGCGCGAGTCCCGAAACGGCGACGGGTTCGTCCCGGCCACCTCCTCCGCCCTGGAGCGTCAGCACACCGACGAGAAGCGCGACGTGCTGCTCGTCCAGGACGTGGTCATCAGCCGCGACGACGCTCTGCTGGCCTGGTGCCTGCCGGGAGAGCCCCTGCAGCTCTGGGACGTGGCACGGCGCCGCAGACTCGACGCACCGTGGGCGCCCACCATGTCCCGCGACGCATGCGTCAACGAGGCGGCGCAGTTCACCCACGACTCCCGCGCCCTCGTACTGGCCGACGGCGACGGAATCCGCTCCTGGGAACTTGCCACAGGCAAAGAGCGACGCCTGGTCACCCACCCCAAACCCACCGAGGTCCGCTTCAGCCCTGACGGACGATTCGTGGCGGCGACGGACCGAAAAGAGCTGCTGATCTGGCGCATCGGCCCGGAGACGCAACGCCGGCCGGTATACCGGTTCCCGCTCGCAGGCGAGGACGCCGGCCAGCTGCGCTTCGACCTCGCGGCCGGCCGTCTGTCCTATATGGTCGGAGCTCCTTCGTCACTCCACTGGGGAAGTGCCGTACGCACGCTCGACATACGTCGCATCCTGGCCCCCGAGTGGCGGCCCGCCCCAGCCACCGGCGCCCGGTTCAGCGCCGACGGCACCCTTCTCGTGGTCGCACGCCAGCAAGGAAACCGGATGAGCTTCCGCCTCCGCGACCTCCGGCCCGCCGGCGGCTGGACCGAGCTGCCCTCCATGCCCTGCGGGCCTCCAGGAAACCCCTACACCCTCTGCGAGCCGCTCCTCGCGTTCCGACCCGACAGCCGCGTACTCGTGTACGGGATCCAGTCGGGGGACATCGAGCAGCCCACGCCCCCACATATGGCTTTCTGGGACGTGAACCGACGTCGTGTCACCGACACCCAGGACCTCGTCGTGCCCGAGGGCCGCATTCCCGGCCTTCCGGAACTCGGCGCGGTGAGCTACACGTCCGACGGCCGGTTCCTGCTCCTGACCCAGCCCCCGACCCTCGGCTCGACCCACCTGTGGGATCCACGCCGCCGCGCAGTAGTCAGATCCTGGCCCGGAGTCCAGGGCAACGCACTCGGCGTAGCCCCCGATGGCAGCATGTTCGTCACCTCCGACGGCGCGGTCCGGGACCTACGACGGGACGGTCGGCCCGCGGTGGAACGACGCGTCCGCAGTTCGGGTATCGCCCTGACCTTCAGTCCGAACGGCGCGCTGCTGGCCACCGGAGACGAGACGGGACGTGTGATGTTGTGGGACGGGCAGGCCTGCGAACTCATCGGGGAGGTGAAGCCCGCGGACCTCTCCTACCCGCCGCCCGTGGTCACCAGCCTGGCTTTCTCCCCGGACTCGCGGCTGCTGGCGGTCGAAGCCGGAGGCACCATCCAGATCTGGGATGTCGACTCCCGCATGCCGCTGGGCCTTCCCATGCCCACGGCCGGGGACTTCGTCACGGCCCTGGGCTTCAGCGCCGACGGCTCCACCTTGCGGGTGTCAGGAGAACACGTGGATCTCGCGGCATACCGAATCGACCCGCGCACCGCGGCCACCACGGTCTGCCGGCGAGCGAACGGCCCCCTCTCGAAGGCGGCATGGAAGACCTTCCTGCCCGACATCCCCTTCACCCGGAGCTGTCCCATCACTTGA
- a CDS encoding hypothetical protein (identified by MetaGeneAnnotator; putative;~sequence version:1), translated as MNVYKKAAGLLAAAGAVIVSLLATAAPAQAYGSELNAMYESVDTSTCPCTLYDQIDNTYFAKDSGGLAVKAQLWTRNGDVAKVEFHPYDQKLWIYDAANDGDTVYVTLYTARKGWSAIYYAPGTSKDVDKNVIDFSSWLNEGEDVLVRISDNSDGTDVIATAWGRA; from the coding sequence ATGAACGTGTACAAGAAGGCGGCCGGCCTGCTGGCCGCCGCGGGAGCGGTCATCGTGTCGCTGCTTGCGACGGCAGCACCGGCGCAGGCGTACGGCAGCGAACTGAACGCAATGTACGAATCGGTGGACACCAGCACCTGCCCCTGCACCCTTTACGACCAGATCGACAACACCTACTTCGCCAAGGACTCCGGCGGCCTGGCCGTCAAGGCCCAGCTGTGGACCAGAAACGGCGACGTCGCCAAGGTGGAATTCCACCCCTACGACCAGAAGCTCTGGATCTACGACGCCGCCAACGACGGCGACACCGTCTACGTCACCCTCTACACGGCGAGGAAGGGCTGGTCCGCCATCTACTACGCGCCGGGCACCAGCAAGGACGTCGACAAGAACGTGATCGACTTCAGCAGCTGGCTCAACGAAGGGGAGGACGTGCTGGTCCGGATCAGCGACAACTCCGACGGGACCGACGTGATCGCC